A part of Mycolicibacterium sp. TUM20985 genomic DNA contains:
- a CDS encoding ABC transporter permease, which yields MVILAARSDDSEARSDSLREQTLVLTKRLLIRSVRTPMTLVHALLLPVAFLLTLKVVFGDSITAITGEDALYRSVPLVALVATMSGSTTGVVGINAERLDGFLSRMWALPVHRAAGLLARLAAETIRLLATTLVILGAGMLFGFRFHVGVGAAVLWVAIPVIFGVAFATLANTVALYWPRAVLVEAMQPVIILGATFCTGFVPLERYPDWVQPLVEHQPMSPAVDAMRGLSVGGPVLSPMLHLLAWCAAIVAVCLWPLVVGYRRASTSR from the coding sequence ATGGTGATCCTCGCGGCGCGAAGCGACGACTCCGAGGCCCGTTCGGACAGCCTGCGCGAGCAGACCCTGGTGCTCACCAAGCGGCTGCTGATCCGGTCGGTGCGCACGCCGATGACGCTCGTCCACGCGCTGCTGTTGCCCGTGGCCTTCCTGCTCACGCTCAAGGTCGTCTTCGGTGACTCGATCACCGCGATCACGGGCGAGGACGCGCTGTACCGCAGCGTGCCGCTGGTGGCTTTGGTGGCCACGATGTCGGGGTCGACGACCGGTGTGGTCGGCATCAACGCCGAGCGGCTCGACGGGTTCCTCTCCCGAATGTGGGCGCTGCCCGTCCATCGCGCCGCCGGACTGCTCGCGCGCCTGGCCGCCGAGACCATCCGCCTGCTCGCCACGACGCTCGTCATCCTCGGCGCCGGAATGCTGTTCGGGTTCCGCTTTCACGTCGGGGTCGGCGCGGCGGTGCTGTGGGTGGCCATACCGGTCATCTTCGGCGTGGCCTTTGCGACACTCGCCAATACGGTCGCGCTGTACTGGCCCAGAGCCGTTCTGGTGGAGGCCATGCAACCGGTGATCATCTTGGGCGCGACCTTCTGTACCGGGTTCGTGCCGCTGGAGCGCTACCCCGACTGGGTCCAACCGCTGGTCGAACACCAGCCGATGTCACCGGCCGTCGACGCGATGCGCGGGCTCTCGGTGGGGGGACCAGTGCTGTCGCCGATGCTCCACCTGCTGGCATGGTGCGCCGCGATCGTCGCGGTGTGCCTGTGGCCGCTCGTGGTGGGCTACCGCCGGGCGAGCACCAGCCGGTGA